gggggttaaaaattaggtTCCGAAAACAACTCAGATAAACAGCCTAATGATAGATTTAATGTCTAAAGACAAATAGCGTGATGTAAACTGTACGGATCTACATTGTAAGCATCTGCAAGTAAAAATTTCCTTAAAAATATCTTATCTTTACAATTTACTTCTAGTTTTATTGTGTTAATGTGCATATTAATGTCTTTGTAATCCACACATGTTTACCATTAACCCGTGGCGGAGCCTTTCTTATCACTTAATAATGTAATTGACGTAGCTGTCATGAGATTTCTACGCTACAATGCGTGATCAACGCTTAATGAGAAAAATAGGTCAAGTTAAGTCATTGCTTAActttataaatttaatgtgTATGTTTACGTTTCAGACGGTGATGTATTATCGATGACTCTCAAAGAGCCTGTGGGTGTATGTGCTCAGATTATTCCTTGGAACTATCCCATTCCTATGCTAACGTGGAAAATTGCACCAGCATTGGCAGCGGGTAGGTACCTATCTGTTAAGCAGTTTATTTTGTGAAAACTGTTTGGCGATTGGACTTAAGTTACGTATCATTTGATGGAAAGTAAGACCAGAGTCTAAAATAGAGCTCACCGGTTCAGTAATAATCCACGCTTATTAAAGTTGTATTTCCTCTATATGTTACAATTtggtatatgtatattttttatattacgtAACTGTGGAAAATATTCTAATGGCAATAGCCCTTCAACTGTTAGTGTCATTTCAAGTAACGGCTTACttactaattataattaattctGCGCAAGATATTGATAGCATAGCAAGATGGTATGTGGGATGGTTGTTTAAACTCCACCTGTACTAGGTGAGGGTATAATAGTCAGTCATCAGTCAAACGCACTTATAATTCGCAAATAGATTTTTTCTTACGCGGTCTCCAAAACGTTTCAGGTTGCACATTGATCGTTAAGCCTGCCGAGCAGACCCCGCTGACGGCTCTCGCTGTCGCCGCCCTTATCAAGGAGGCCGGGTTCCCCGCGGGAGTCGTGAATGTGGTCCCGGGCTACGGCCCCACGGCCGGCGCCGCGCTCACTCACCACCCGGACGTCGACAAAGTTGCCTTCACCGGCTCTACTGAGGTACACTTTCCTTCGAATGTCTAGAATGTAATTTTCTGCGGTCTACTGTGATGTTGACAGTGGAGAAGATAGCCTAGAAGAGGCAGATAAGTTGTTTTATAGCCCTTTTCAAGGAGGCTGGATTCCCCGCGGGAGTTGTGAATGTGGTCCCAGGCTACGGCCGGCGCCGCGCTCTCACCACCCGGACGTCGACAAAGTTGCCTTCACCGGCTCTACTGAGGTACACTTTCCTTCGAATGTCTAGAATGTAGTTGTGCGGGCTACTCCGAATGTAGCACAGTGGAAATATTAGCCTGAGAGAGCCAGCTGCTTGGTACACACGTGTCTACTGTCTACTGATTTTTATTATGCCGGTggtcagggccggattaagggtagagcgagtggagcggccgctctaggcgccacatgggaagggggcgccaaaatcgagaatgtggaaaaatccatacaaaaaaattatacgttgcgtgggcgcgcacatatcacaaaatagcgagaggagtcgggaatgaatccagctattgaaaatctagatttgtaattcagattaagtggaaagttgcaccaaaatgccaacatataccaacattcatatgggtgctgttgctagggcgctgtaaaaggaggattctattAGCCCTTGatgaaccacattgttgtgcggcgaacgacaaagttaagtcgctatccaaatgcaagaatatgagtctacccgatagtccaaagcggagttcctaataaagccaaaggcgcaaaacgtctcagagaggcgcaattttgtgagtcacagcaggtgagcgaacttcaaagcactaagatcacttagtggcaaaataccgaaacggccatcccgacggtgacgatcgagtccgcatTATATATCGAGGCCCTATTATAAAAGTAATAgagatggcgaaatataaggcctaaaagtcgggaacataggcgccctgtgaagtcagaataccccaaaatatgtcaaacaccgcagctctgcagaagataaaagcttgaaagttcgcggattcctcgctggcgggttgagtcttaataaatcgagtcaataggtaaaaaaatcgcgctcgcttcgctcgctcttactatttatatgttctcttttagttactgacttggccactatagtgctccattttgtttgtcattttatgtacatgatatccacgttcagccacacgtaaTTATACTAAATAGGGTGCGACTGCGAAAGTTCAACCTGTtcaataggcttgtgtcgttcacgaactatgaactgttaggaataaaatcccatcaatgaccgaaatgaactgaatctttttgtgctctgagaatcggtctttgctcatttagttcagtataggatcggcgagcgcgagcggtttcgatcaagaacgagtgtgtgactgcgccgaccgagagcgagagctacttagcagagcaacacaaaaacatcaaggtttcatattaaacttcggttacttacaacctttcgacccggaatgttactatctgtggagtattcgtatcattttgacactattcggtcccattcgttctgatctttccgaccgcagtggtcgctggtctggctgaactaaatgagcaaaagacctaaaagagcgaactagttcgtgggagcgattgaacgagatcggagcgctccgatcaacgaacgaaacggcacaagcctaatactgttcaaccatttgtccctttcgtactctgtatgaCGAAAAGTCGCTACGCTCACGATTTATTTTACTCCGTAGTGaaacttcttcccaagggcgccgaaactcaaactcgctctaccctgatcgagtgcacgggccggcgctgccgGTGGTATATAGAATGGAAGAGAATCCCACATTCGTAATTTTTATCGTGAGATAATTTCAACAAAATTAGCATTATTATACTAAAggaaaaactggaaaaatgaaGGTACGCTTCCGGGGCTTGAACCCGCAActtgctcttaaccaattgagctactaACTAAAACCCTCCCATACCCTCGATATTGTTATTAATcgatttatattataatataaatggtATTGTTTATAGGTAGTATTTACTGGAAAATATGTTCCGCATATCTTACCGAGCCTGGTATtcttaacatttttatattaaaggaaaaaatggaaaaatttacgcttccggcgggacttgaacccgcaccatttttgcaatccgtgcaatgctcttaccaattgagctacggaagccacgccggacttcgcaaatccttccatgcctttccttttgtacacacgtcttggggtgacgtcgtggggatggcgctagacgtcaccccaagacgtgtgtacaaaaggaaaggcatggaaggatttgcgaagtccggcgtggcttccgtagctcaattggtaagagcattgcacggattgcaaaaatggtgcgggttcaagtcccgccggaagcgtaaatttttccattttttcctttaatataaaaatgtttagaatcgttagcagacgtttctgcttaataaaaaattaatttagtatgggttagcacattgttactggtgaattctcaatataacttgagactccagtgccgttacaagatgtaatagtctgtcggtagatggcgctagacgtcaccccaagacgtgtgtacaaaaggaaaggcatggaaggatttgcgaagtccggcgtggcttccgtagctcaattggtaagagcattgcacggattgcaaaaatggtgcgggttcaagtcccgccggaagcgtaaatttttccattttttcctttaatataaaaatgtttagaatcgttagcagacgtttctgcttaataaaaaattAATCTGGTATTCTTGTTTAGCATGTCTAAGTGAGTAACATAAATATTCTAAGCATAACGTGTAAATGTTGATTAGACAGGTGGTCTTAATTGACTACATCTACTGATCTAAACGAGAACATTAATTAACCAGTtactacatattattatttagcaAACAAGTCATTGTTTATGCCCTTGTGCGTGaattgtatgtttgtttgttttaggTTGGCCGTATTATTTTGGGTGCAGCAAGTGTTGCAAACTTGAAACGAGTTACGCTCGAGTTGGGCGGAAAGAGTCCTTTAGTAGTGTTCAATGATGCTGACGGTACGTAATTACTtactcttttttagggttccgtaccaaaaaggtacaaaaggtaaataagctattttttataatttttttgttgtggaaaaaaaaagaattttgaaggaaaatgttaaaaaaaataccgttccccccccccttatctccgaagtttaccaacgaaaaattatgaaaattttagtaaacattggttttatgctaaatattacaggaaaaatataatcgtgtttgtattttgaatactttttttttaattcacaaaaaacttttcagatttttactttcaatttacccacccatgcggatgtatatcgtacttcaaattaatacgagatgttacgtaaaccatcttctgtccaataaagtaaaaactgtttaaatcggttaacattataaagaattatccctgaaaaaccaggtcgcgcaaattagttagcaaattgaccgggagatggcgctatacacaataatactcattagtgcctatacttttgtcttctagtcaagtcattagagttatatgaaaatatgagattatttttactacgtagtttgaaagaaagtttgtacggaaccctcggtgggcgagtccgactcgcacttggccggttttttttttctacataaATTCACGTATGTATTCCCAAAGAGGTACCTATAGGtatagcacatgaaactgctcattAGTCATTCAATTACGGGATTTAACTAAAACGAAATAGTGATATTGCAGTCACAAGTTTCTAGCTAGCCCATTACATACGACAATAGAACGTAgttatatcccacagtcgacttctacgccACCCTCTGGTAGAAAGTGGGAGGTTAAATTCTTAACCGGTCACCAGACGGTAACGTCCCCCATGTTGTAAGGTCTTTTTTCTAATCTGAATTAGGTAAGTATCtttaatataggtataattaagtaggtactttgtaAATGATTGAGTCTATCAACACTGCTGGTATATAATCCGCCTCGACACCAAGATGAACGTGTTTAAATTCCTAAATACTTGATATATGATTATAGTGGAGAAAGCAGCACAAATCGCCCACGCAGCTGCCTTCGCCAACGGCGGCCAATGCTGCTGCGCCGGTACCAGGACCTACGTTCAGTCTGGCGTATACGATCAGTTCGTTCAGAAGGCTGCTGAGATCGCCAAGCGCAGATCTGTTGGCAACCCCTTTGATGATGTTCAACAGGGACCTCAGGTTAGTATCAAGTTATAAAGAATTTTATGCGGTTTAGCACCGACGAGTGTAAGTTAGTATTCCTCGTGTGAGATATTTATTTCGGGTCAGATCAGAACAGAACCTATATGTTAAacagcctttgtttctatttttcttcttcttcttttggCGTTATCCCGGCCATTTGCCACGGGGCTCATGAAAGTCTGAAGTCCGCTTTTGGcaaataatcccaagatttggcattgacactagtttttacggaagcgactgtcatctgaccttccaacccagaaGGTAACCTGCGCCTTGTTGGAATTAGTTCGAtatcttcacgatgttttccttcaccgcaACGTGTACCAACGTGTAAGTTAAACGGGTACCAACAAGGGGTTACAAATCACATAAAtaatccatacatttttgtttttagaTTGATCAAGAGATGTACACGAAGGTACTGGGATTTATTGAAGCAGGAAAGAAGGGAGGGGCTAAATGTGTGGCCGGTGGTGACAAGTTAGGAGGCAAGGGTTACTACATCCAACCCACTGTATTCGCAGATGTGAAAGATGACATGAAGATCGCTAGAGAAGAAGTTAGTATGACGACATAAATAACGAAATTCTAGTTTGGTTGTATCCTGGTGCAGTGCCCAAAGGCATTACCTACCTCAATTTACTCGAATGTGATCACCAAACGGAATAAAATCAGTCAAAATAATTCATGTAGTACGAGTAGTTATTATTTCGACATAATTGTAGGTAAAAGTGCCTTTCCACCCTGAACATACTAAAGCAAAATCATACTGAAAATACCCACCCCAAGTGGCACTGCGTTGATCTTTTCATTTGGAAGCTAATTCTGCTATGTCTAATTtgaaaacatttaaatttacattCGGCGTCATTCAATACAACTTTCGTCTAAGATGGTCATGCCAGCAGAAACGTACACTAACTGTCACTTTCTCATAATATATCTATTCGGATTTAAGTTGATGATAGTAAATATGGATTCACGGTACAATGCACATTTGCAAATCTACTTACACGATCATTTTTCAGATCTTCGGTCCAGTGCAGAGCATCTTCAAATTCGAAACGTTCGACGAAGTGGTGGACAGAGCCAATGATTCTGACTACGGTCTAGGCGCCGGGGTCATCACGAATGACATCACCACCGCAATGACGTTCGCTAAATATGCCAGGGCGGGTACGGTTTGGTACGTACTTTTGTCTTTATTATAACcagttaaattatttaaacctTTCATTCGACCTTA
This genomic window from Leguminivora glycinivorella isolate SPB_JAAS2020 chromosome 1, LegGlyc_1.1, whole genome shotgun sequence contains:
- the LOC125227303 gene encoding aldehyde dehydrogenase 1A1-like; this encodes MGAFPDIAIVAYSVGPDTGRYASAVNSRSLTKINTKMVRVDVKYTKLFINNEWVDAISKKTFPTINPQDESVITQVAEGDKADVDLAVAAAKKAFHRYSAWRTMDASQRGLLLLKLADLLESQARYLAELETLDCGKPVKQSEEEVYFSASVLRYYAGKADKILGNTIPADGDVLSMTLKEPVGVCAQIIPWNYPIPMLTWKIAPALAAGCTLIVKPAEQTPLTALAVAALIKEAGFPAGVVNVVPGYGPTAGAALTHHPDVDKVAFTGSTEVGRIILGAASVANLKRVTLELGGKSPLVVFNDADVEKAAQIAHAAAFANGGQCCCAGTRTYVQSGVYDQFVQKAAEIAKRRSVGNPFDDVQQGPQIDQEMYTKVLGFIEAGKKGGAKCVAGGDKLGGKGYYIQPTVFADVKDDMKIAREEIFGPVQSIFKFETFDEVVDRANDSDYGLGAGVITNDITTAMTFAKYARAGTVWINIYDHVTSQTPFGGFKNSGLGRELGEDGINQYLESKTITMALPKIPQL